The following proteins are co-located in the Megalops cyprinoides isolate fMegCyp1 chromosome 15, fMegCyp1.pri, whole genome shotgun sequence genome:
- the myoz1a gene encoding myozenin-1a: MPLSGTPAPNKRKKPSRIITDLSHIKQDEYESEPEASEFDLGTKIRAPKDIMLEELSLLKNRGSKMFKMRQQRVERFIYENNPDVFNQESMENFQNLVPSLGGKMMDVGGHLVSGQMVGRSGSGGHAPIPPPKPGSFVKVVGVGGAGGQAGVAGGLAGGAGGQGQGGSGHVQVGVGIHIHGEAGAGAGQDKGKKKHEFVKTYISPWERAMKGNEELMATMKSQMPGPIIHKDLPKYKCFNRTAMPYGGFEKASQLLTFQLPEIEAAPEEAEPAIVYQHDIGSRPSFNRTPIGWVGSGDTGHIHIELETMPFDGETDDL, translated from the exons AGTATGAGTCTGAGCCCGAGGCGTCTGAGTTTGACCTGGGGACGAAGATCAGGGCCCCCAAGGACAtcatgctggaggagctgtctCTGCTCAAGAACAGGGGATCCAAGATGTTCAAGATGAGGCAGCAACGAGTGGaaaggtttatttatgaaaataaccCAGATGTCTTCAATCAGGAGTCCATG gagaacTTCCAGAACCTGGTGCCCAGCTTAGGGGGCAAGATGATGGATGTGGGAGGCCACTTGGTCAGCGGGCAGATGGTGGGCCGCTCCGGCAGCGGGGGTCACGCAcccatcccccctcccaaacccGGAAGCTTTGTGAAGGTGGTCGGAGTAGGCGGCGCAGGTGGACAGGCTGGAGTTGCCGGGGGGCTTGCTGGAGGTGCAGGGGGGCAAGGGCAGGGCGGATCTGGTCATGTCCAGGTCGGAGTTGGCATACATATTCACG GTGAGGCTGGTGCCGGTGCTGGTCAAGACAAAGGCAAGAAGAAGCACGAATTCGTGAAGACATATATATCACCCTGGGAACGGGCCATGAAGGGCAACGAGGAGCTGATGGCCACCATGAAGTCTCAAATGCCGGGGCCAATAATTCACAAGGATCTGCCAAAGTATAAGTGCTTCAACAG GACTGCTATGCCCTATGGAGGCTTCGAGAAGGCTTCTCAGCTCTTGACATTTCAGTTGCCGGAGATTGAGGCGGCCCCAGAGGAGGCGGAGCCAGCCATCGTGTACCAGCACGACATTGGCTCGCGGCCCTCTTTCAACCGCACCCCCATCGGCTGGGTGGGCAGCGGCGACACCGGCCACATCCACATAGAGCTGGAGACCATGCCCTTCGACGGAGAGACCGACGACCTGTGA